A stretch of the Candidatus Latescibacter sp. genome encodes the following:
- a CDS encoding DUF4159 domain-containing protein → MKSYAYRFVFLSALLLQTAPPPNAGEIFTIARLKYGGGGDWYSNPTSLPNLMRYIRENTAIRTADQEAVVSVSEEELFKFPVVYMNGHGNISFTAQEAALLRRYLTGGGFLIADDNYGMDKSFRLEIKKVFPDKELVLLPKDHPIFRAAFPFPGGLPKIHEHDGLPAQAFAIFHEGRMVVFYSYQSDLGDGWEDPSVHNDPEALRIAALRMGVNIVTWALSH, encoded by the coding sequence ATGAAATCTTATGCCTATAGATTCGTCTTTCTCAGCGCCCTGCTCCTTCAGACGGCGCCCCCGCCGAATGCCGGCGAGATATTCACCATCGCCCGGCTCAAATACGGCGGTGGCGGGGACTGGTACTCCAATCCCACTTCTCTTCCCAACCTGATGCGGTATATACGGGAGAATACCGCTATCCGCACTGCCGACCAGGAGGCTGTGGTTTCCGTCTCGGAAGAGGAACTTTTCAAATTCCCGGTAGTGTACATGAACGGACACGGAAATATATCCTTCACCGCACAGGAGGCGGCGCTTCTCCGCCGGTACCTGACAGGAGGGGGATTCCTTATTGCCGATGACAATTACGGCATGGATAAAAGCTTCCGTCTGGAGATAAAAAAGGTTTTCCCGGACAAGGAGCTTGTCCTTTTGCCGAAAGATCATCCCATATTTCGCGCCGCTTTTCCCTTCCCCGGCGGTCTTCCCAAGATTCACGAGCACGACGGGCTGCCTGCCCAGGCATTTGCAATCTTCCACGAGGGCAGGATGGTGGTTTTTTACTCCTATCAGTCCGACCTGGGTGATGGATGGGAGGACCCCTCGGTGCACAATGATCCGGAGGCGCTGCGGATTGCCGCGTTGAGAATGGGAGTCAATATTGTAACATGGGCGCTCAGTCACTAA